A stretch of the Mesorhizobium huakuii genome encodes the following:
- the tolR gene encoding protein TolR: protein MGMSVGMVGRGGRGHRRRGRHHALMSEINVTPMVDVMLVLLIIFMVAAPMLTVGVPIDLPDTQAKAMNADTQPITVSIDATGKIFLQETEIPIEELVAKLQAISKTGYEERIFIRGDKSTDYGTAMKVMARISAAGYKNIGLVSLQEQDQ, encoded by the coding sequence ATGGGTATGTCCGTAGGCATGGTGGGACGCGGCGGGCGCGGCCACAGGCGGCGCGGCCGTCACCATGCGCTGATGTCCGAAATCAACGTCACGCCGATGGTCGACGTGATGCTGGTGCTGCTGATCATCTTCATGGTCGCGGCACCGATGTTGACGGTCGGCGTGCCGATCGACCTGCCGGACACGCAGGCCAAGGCGATGAACGCCGACACGCAGCCGATCACCGTCTCGATCGATGCCACGGGCAAGATCTTCCTGCAGGAAACCGAGATCCCGATCGAGGAGCTGGTGGCCAAGCTGCAGGCGATCTCGAAGACCGGCTACGAGGAGCGCATCTTCATCCGTGGTGACAAGTCCACCGACTACGGCACGGCGATGAAGGTGATGGCCCGCATTTCGGCCGCTGGCTACAAGAACATCGGCCTGGTTTCGCTGCAGGAACAGGATCAATAG
- the tolQ gene encoding protein TolQ: MENIALAEPGAQLSIWALFMQASWVVKLVMIGLLCASVWTWAIIIDKLVAYGRMRLALNRFEQVFWSGQSLEELYRTLADRKTSGMGAIFVAAMREWKKSFEKGAKTPLGLQTRIDKAMDLALTREMEKLEGRLGFLATTGSAAPFIGLFGTVIGIMTSFQAIAGSKNTSLAVVAPGIAEALLATAIGLLAAIPAVIAYNKLSSDASKIAVRMEGFSDEFSAILSRQIDEKVAPKA, encoded by the coding sequence ATGGAAAATATCGCACTCGCCGAACCGGGCGCGCAATTGTCGATTTGGGCGCTGTTCATGCAGGCCAGCTGGGTGGTCAAGCTGGTCATGATCGGGCTGCTCTGCGCCTCGGTGTGGACCTGGGCGATCATCATCGACAAGCTGGTCGCCTATGGCCGCATGCGGCTGGCGCTGAACCGCTTCGAGCAGGTCTTCTGGTCCGGACAGTCGCTGGAAGAGCTCTACCGCACGCTCGCCGACCGCAAAACCTCAGGCATGGGCGCCATTTTCGTCGCCGCCATGCGTGAGTGGAAGAAGAGTTTTGAGAAGGGCGCCAAGACGCCGCTCGGGCTGCAGACCCGCATCGACAAGGCGATGGACCTGGCGCTGACCCGCGAGATGGAGAAGCTGGAGGGGCGTCTCGGTTTCCTCGCCACCACCGGTTCGGCGGCCCCCTTCATCGGCCTGTTCGGCACGGTCATCGGTATCATGACCTCGTTCCAGGCCATTGCCGGCTCCAAGAACACCAGTCTCGCGGTGGTTGCGCCCGGTATCGCCGAGGCGTTGCTGGCGACGGCCATCGGCCTGCTCGCCGCCATCCCGGCGGTCATCGCCTACAACAAGCTGTCATCGGATGCGAGCAAGATCGCTGTGCGCATGGAAGGGTTCTCCGACGAGTTCTCCGCCATACTCTCGCGCCAAATCGATGAAAAAGTCGCGCCGAAGGCCTGA
- a CDS encoding type II toxin-antitoxin system RelE/ParE family toxin: MTHKVVFRPSARSDLFATYNYIEQESGAARAGTYIDRIEAACMALSTFPERGSVRDAVGPGVRVVGFERRASILFRVDAEQVLILRGLYGGQDYPHHVDETDSWPAEARRSRYQARQCAAPYLLTHP; the protein is encoded by the coding sequence GTGACACATAAGGTCGTTTTCAGACCTTCGGCGCGGTCCGACCTCTTTGCCACCTACAATTACATCGAACAGGAAAGCGGTGCCGCGCGTGCCGGCACCTATATCGACCGCATCGAGGCGGCGTGCATGGCGCTATCGACGTTCCCGGAACGCGGCTCCGTTCGCGACGCCGTCGGCCCCGGAGTCCGCGTCGTTGGCTTTGAACGTCGTGCGTCGATCCTGTTCCGGGTCGACGCAGAGCAGGTGCTCATCCTGCGTGGCCTCTATGGCGGGCAGGACTACCCTCACCACGTGGACGAGACGGATTCCTGGCCTGCGGAAGCGCGTCGGTCCCGCTACCAGGCGCGGCAATGCGCCGCGCCTTATTTACTAACTCATCCTTAA
- a CDS encoding type II toxin-antitoxin system ParD family antitoxin, with translation MRTSKPISVTLGRQQSSLDARLASGAYDSASEVMRAALRALDREEQVITAIMRAKVQEALDDPRPDIPAEDVFKALREHHADRMKVAKRDT, from the coding sequence ATGAGAACCAGCAAACCCATAAGCGTGACGCTTGGACGCCAGCAAAGCAGCCTGGATGCCCGCCTGGCGTCCGGAGCATATGATTCCGCGAGCGAAGTCATGCGTGCCGCGCTTCGCGCTCTTGACCGCGAGGAGCAGGTCATCACCGCCATCATGCGAGCCAAGGTGCAGGAAGCTCTAGACGATCCGCGCCCGGATATCCCGGCCGAGGACGTGTTCAAGGCATTGCGAGAGCACCATGCAGACCGCATGAAGGTCGCCAAGCGTGACACATAA
- the ybgC gene encoding tol-pal system-associated acyl-CoA thioesterase produces MDDHGESATLLAGLSGALTAFGHRLMARVYYADTDFSGVVYHARYLEFLERGRSDYLRLTGVHHTELADGKHGEKIVWVVRRMEIDFRSPARIDDILTVDTRTDSISGARIFMAQQLKRGDEVLVEAKVEAAIIGENGRPRRFPREWVAAFMPKSGASAD; encoded by the coding sequence ATGGACGATCATGGTGAATCGGCGACGTTGCTGGCCGGGCTTTCCGGCGCGCTGACGGCGTTCGGGCACCGGCTGATGGCGCGGGTCTATTATGCCGACACCGATTTCTCCGGCGTCGTCTACCACGCGCGCTATCTCGAATTCCTCGAGCGCGGCCGCTCCGATTATCTCAGGCTCACCGGCGTACACCACACGGAACTCGCCGACGGCAAGCACGGCGAGAAGATCGTCTGGGTGGTGCGCCGCATGGAGATCGATTTCCGCAGCCCTGCCCGCATCGACGACATCCTGACCGTCGACACCCGCACCGACAGCATTTCCGGCGCGCGCATTTTCATGGCCCAGCAGCTCAAGCGCGGCGACGAGGTGTTGGTCGAGGCCAAGGTCGAGGCGGCGATCATCGGCGAGAATGGCCGGCCGAGGCGTTTTCCCAGGGAATGGGTCGCGGCATTCATGCCCAAGTCTGGTGCTTCGGCTGATTGA
- a CDS encoding glycoside hydrolase family 5 protein, whose protein sequence is MALLTAMIKSLMAALLVLVALALPSQAATFTMKRGLNLDQWVTWPGEDQWGDAKAILPYPEWRKFLKDGDLKALKEAGFDFLRMPVDPSPFLSDQTEALRDDLYASVLDSVRMINRAGLKVIVDMHLIPAGGSRRIGMAEVMDDPRTFDRYVDMVRKMARTLAGEDPKQVAFELMNEPIVDCDSDGTSLWPDRQRKLFAAARSSATKLTLVLTGACYSAASSLQKIDPKAIPDDNVIWTFHSYDPFLLTHQGATWAGDFIPYVTGLPYPLTSVPKAQLDVTLDTIRARIKAEAPWTRQSGLLAYLDEQVASMDSPDKLLGLMDAPFNRVEAWAKTNGIKPENITLGEFGMIRQEYGNAYVMPAEYRAAYVKDMIARAEAHGFSWSVWSYGGAFGIVDAFNGDKAEPDVMDVIRSLH, encoded by the coding sequence ATGGCACTGTTGACGGCGATGATCAAGAGTTTGATGGCGGCGCTACTTGTGCTGGTGGCTTTGGCGCTACCTAGTCAGGCAGCGACTTTTACAATGAAGCGCGGCCTCAATCTTGACCAATGGGTCACCTGGCCCGGTGAGGATCAGTGGGGCGACGCCAAGGCCATCCTGCCCTATCCGGAATGGCGCAAATTCCTCAAAGACGGTGATCTCAAGGCGCTCAAGGAAGCAGGTTTCGATTTCCTGCGCATGCCTGTCGACCCCTCGCCCTTCCTGTCTGACCAGACCGAGGCCCTGCGCGACGACCTCTATGCCAGCGTGCTGGATTCAGTGCGCATGATCAACCGCGCCGGGCTAAAGGTGATCGTCGACATGCACCTGATCCCGGCCGGCGGCAGCCGCAGGATCGGCATGGCCGAGGTGATGGACGATCCGCGGACCTTCGACCGCTACGTCGACATGGTGCGCAAGATGGCCCGCACCCTGGCCGGCGAGGACCCCAAACAAGTCGCGTTCGAACTGATGAACGAACCGATCGTCGATTGCGACAGCGACGGCACCAGCCTGTGGCCGGACCGCCAGCGCAAATTGTTCGCCGCGGCGCGATCGTCGGCGACGAAGCTGACGCTGGTGCTGACCGGCGCCTGCTACTCCGCCGCCTCGTCCCTGCAGAAGATCGACCCGAAGGCGATCCCCGACGACAACGTTATCTGGACCTTTCACTCCTACGATCCATTCCTGCTGACCCACCAGGGCGCGACCTGGGCCGGCGATTTTATCCCCTACGTGACCGGGCTGCCCTACCCGCTGACATCAGTGCCGAAGGCGCAGCTCGACGTGACACTCGACACCATCCGCGCCCGGATCAAGGCCGAGGCGCCGTGGACGCGGCAGAGTGGCCTGCTGGCCTATCTCGACGAGCAGGTCGCCAGCATGGATAGTCCCGACAAGCTGCTTGGCCTGATGGACGCGCCGTTCAACAGGGTCGAGGCATGGGCGAAGACCAACGGCATCAAGCCGGAAAACATCACATTGGGCGAGTTCGGCATGATCCGCCAGGAATACGGCAATGCCTATGTGATGCCGGCCGAATACCGCGCCGCCTACGTCAAGGACATGATCGCGCGCGCCGAGGCGCATGGTTTCTCATGGTCGGTATGGAGCTATGGCGGCGCCTTCGGCATCGTCGATGCCTTCAATGGCGACAAGGCCGAGCCGGATGTGATGGACGTGATCCGCTCGCTTCACTGA
- a CDS encoding metallophosphoesterase, with amino-acid sequence MITRRGFLRFIGGSFLTAAALGAYAVGIEPMLLTHVKRYALTPPHWPDGLKLRVVALADIHACRPWMTQEHIASLCEDANALQPDLIVLLGDYIAGMPLVTGPVTPSQWASALSGLKAPLGVLSILGNHDWWSDGFAQRAGTGPTIARKALEKVGIPVLENDVVRLEKDGHGVWIAGLADQLALLPARRGDDCKGFDDLDGTLAKVSDTAPIILLAHEPDIFPTVPWRVSLTLSGHTHGGQVRLFGYSPVVPSRFGNRFAYGHVVENDRNLIVSGGLGFSIMPVRFGVRPEILQIDLG; translated from the coding sequence ATGATAACCAGACGCGGGTTCCTGCGCTTCATCGGCGGGTCATTCCTGACGGCCGCCGCGCTCGGCGCCTATGCGGTCGGCATCGAGCCGATGCTGCTGACGCATGTGAAGCGCTATGCGCTGACGCCGCCGCATTGGCCTGATGGCCTGAAGCTGAGGGTTGTCGCGCTCGCCGATATCCATGCCTGCCGGCCTTGGATGACGCAGGAGCATATTGCCTCGCTCTGCGAAGACGCGAATGCGCTACAGCCGGACCTGATCGTGCTGTTGGGTGACTATATTGCGGGCATGCCCCTGGTGACGGGGCCGGTGACGCCATCGCAATGGGCCTCCGCCCTGTCGGGCCTCAAGGCGCCGCTCGGCGTGCTGTCGATCCTCGGCAATCATGATTGGTGGAGCGACGGCTTCGCGCAGCGCGCCGGGACCGGCCCGACCATCGCGCGCAAGGCGCTCGAGAAGGTCGGTATCCCGGTGCTGGAGAACGATGTCGTGCGCCTGGAGAAGGATGGCCATGGCGTCTGGATCGCCGGCCTGGCCGACCAGCTGGCGCTGCTGCCGGCCAGGAGGGGCGACGACTGCAAGGGGTTCGACGATCTCGACGGCACGCTGGCCAAGGTTAGCGATACCGCACCGATCATCCTGCTTGCCCATGAGCCCGACATTTTTCCGACCGTGCCGTGGCGGGTTTCGCTGACCCTGTCGGGCCACACCCATGGCGGGCAGGTGCGGCTGTTCGGCTACTCGCCTGTCGTGCCGTCGCGTTTCGGCAATCGCTTTGCCTATGGCCATGTCGTCGAGAATGACCGGAACCTGATCGTCTCGGGCGGGCTCGGCTTCAGCATCATGCCGGTGCGTTTCGGCGTGCGGCCGGAGATCCTGCAGATCGACCTCGGCTGA